AAAGAAGACCATTGCTTGCGCGAATTGTTATGGAATTGGCAGGCTGGAGATCTGAACGCAGAGATTACAATGGTCATCAGCAACCATGAAGATTCACGGGAAATCGTAGAATCACTGGGTATTCCGTTCCATCATCTTCCGGTTACAGCGGAGACGAAGCTGGAAGTAGAGCAGAGGCAGCGTGAATTGATGGAGGGAAATGTAGACTTTATCGTATTGGCGAGATATATGCAGATTTTGTCACCGTACTTAGTAGAACACTACCGCAATCGTGTGATAAATATTCACCATTCCTTCCTTCCGGCATTTATTGGGGGCAAACCGTACGATCAAGCATATAAGCGCGGTGTAAAAATTATCGGTGCTACAGCTCACTACGTTACGGAAGATCTGGATGCAGGCCCGATTATCGAACAGGATGTAAGTCGTGTGAGCCATCGCGATAATGCTGCCGAGT
This window of the Aneurinibacillus sp. REN35 genome carries:
- the purU gene encoding formyltetrahydrofolate deformylase; this translates as MVAQQVKTIFEEKYRDVGRMLIACPDRPGIVSAVSNFLFQSGANILQSDQYTQDPEGGMFFMRIEFFKEGLEETIGELRRAFASVADSFEMNWRITQASRPKKMVIFVSKEDHCLRELLWNWQAGDLNAEITMVISNHEDSREIVESLGIPFHHLPVTAETKLEVEQRQRELMEGNVDFIVLARYMQILSPYLVEHYRNRVINIHHSFLPAFIGGKPYDQAYKRGVKIIGATAHYVTEDLDAGPIIEQDVSRVSHRDNAAELKREGRHIERIVLARAVKWHIEDRILVDKNKTVVFM